The following DNA comes from Streptomyces globosus.
CCTGCTCACGCAGGGCGGCCCCCGCCCCGGGGACCTACCCCACAGCAGAATTCGGACCCACGAGAACCCCTACAGCGCAGCACGACGTCTGGCAGCCGGCCTGAACCTCTCCCTCGCAGAGACAACGCTCCTGGCCGTCGACGAAGCCGAGGGTTGCAACGGACCGCAGACCGTCCATGTCATGTCCGCACGCCTGTCTCCCGGCAGTGCTCCACCCTCAGCCGGACACTGCCTGACCCCAGTGGGTCAGGCAACCGCTGCCATGACACCCTCTGCCGCGTCACGGCTGAAAGCCGTATGCCGGGCAACGATCCTCAACACCATGTCGCCGACCCGCCAGGAGCCCCTGAGGCTTGTCGAGGGCCGCAACCTTCTCCAACACGCAACCAAAGCAGAGCGAACCCGATCCCGCTTCACCTGGCATCCCGGCCTCACACCGCCCGAAGAGATACCAGTGCAACAGACCTGGGGATGGCTCGTCGATCCACATGGCCGTGTTCTGGTGATGCTCGACCGGCACGGCGTTCCGAGCCTGCCGGGAGGGCGCCCCGAAGCCGGGGAGAGCCCCTGCGAAACCCTGGCCCGCGAGGCAGAGGAAGAAGTGCAAGCAAGGCTGAGCACCCCCTACCCGCTGGGCTATCAGCAAGTGCGGGAGCACGGCCGTCCGCCTTACGCTCAGTTGCGCATGGCAGCACTCCTGCGGGGCCTCGATTCCGCAGCCCCAGACCGCGACACCGGGGAGAAGTACCAACGGGTACTCATTCCTGCTCGACAGGCGAACCTGCTGCTCGGCTGGGGGCCGGAGGGAGACGCACAAGCACACGCAGTCTCACGGATCTGGCCTCCCCGCACGACACGTCCCGCCCAGTACGTGCCTGAAACCGGCCTGGAGTTCACCGAGGAATGACTGCAAGTGCTGCCTGGCCATCGGACCAGGCAGCACACGCCGCACCATGCACAGAGAGAAAACCGGCGGGCCTCCCCTGGGAGGGCGAACCCAGCCCAGACCCTCGACAGGGACTAAGCGGAACCAGAAGAACCAGAAAACGCAAAATTCCGGCGGACGATCGGCTGCAGGTAGTCCACTTGTTCCCCGGCAAGACGGGACAACTCGGCCTCGGAGTCGATCAGTGCGATCCTGTCGAGTTCAGAAGCCCGACCCTGTTCTCGCTCCGAGGACACCAAAGCCGCAAATCGTTGATGCAGGAATTCGGCGGGCAGAGCAGGGGCGCGAAACACAAAACCGACACTACCCCGCGCGCCACGCGTGACAACCCACAGAGACAGGGATTCGGGCAATGTGTCGATGCCGAGCTCCTCCATAAGCTCTCGTGCCGCATGTCGGCGCAGCGGAGCCACATCGAGAGACTCACCCCTAAGAGGGGGCTCCATGGAGCCCCCCGGCAGTTGCCATCGTCCGGGGGTGGACGTTGAAGAAGACATACGGGCCACCAAAAGACGTCCGTCCTCCGTCGGCTGGGCAACGCACACGAAAACGGATGAAACGGAGGGAGCGTCGGGAATCTGACGCAGCATACGGTATCTGTATGCCG
Coding sequences within:
- a CDS encoding NUDIX domain-containing protein: MSPTRQEPLRLVEGRNLLQHATKAERTRSRFTWHPGLTPPEEIPVQQTWGWLVDPHGRVLVMLDRHGVPSLPGGRPEAGESPCETLAREAEEEVQARLSTPYPLGYQQVREHGRPPYAQLRMAALLRGLDSAAPDRDTGEKYQRVLIPARQANLLLGWGPEGDAQAHAVSRIWPPRTTRPAQYVPETGLEFTEE
- a CDS encoding NUDIX hydrolase, producing the protein MTNASSGVEIFDVRRIRFVEKAWHPISEPDRLTMERAWSEAVQENPNLFDGPTVACMDVEWKEPGSLILSWARAAYRYRMLRQIPDAPSVSSVFVCVAQPTEDGRLLVARMSSSTSTPGRWQLPGGSMEPPLRGESLDVAPLRRHAARELMEELGIDTLPESLSLWVVTRGARGSVGFVFRAPALPAEFLHQRFAALVSSEREQGRASELDRIALIDSEAELSRLAGEQVDYLQPIVRRNFAFSGSSGSA